Genomic DNA from Theobroma cacao cultivar B97-61/B2 chromosome 3, Criollo_cocoa_genome_V2, whole genome shotgun sequence:
tctaggtgattattattctttaacccatagggtccttttatagtgccaaatacaataaccttatcctaatataattaggaattgttattctaggctaactagatttaaagagtattttataagatatattaatttaattagaattaaacaatcctaattaaatcacaattcaagactatcctaacaGACTTCCTTGTATGAACTTGCTACATTCCGTTTTTTCCCCTTCACGTTGTTCATCATTAGGTCATCCAGTATTGTTGACTAACCTTCCCCTCGGGTGGTAAACTTGTTTCACCTTTAGTCTTTTCCCATCCAAACTAATCCTTGAGCCGTATCGAATGGCTTTCAACATTTCTGTCTCATGCTTGAATCAAACAAAGGCATAATTACTGCCTCTATTTCGCTTTCCTTGAGGGATGAAAACATCAACCACCACACCAAACTCGTCGAAGCTTGCCTTCACTTCTCTCTATGATAGTCGATGACTGATGTTATCAACAAAAACAATGAACAAGCTTTTTCTCCACCTCTCCAAAGACCAAGATGACCCCTATAGCATCTACCATCAACCCTCCTAGGCTCTCTCCTATCGCTCCGCTCATGACACTAATTATGATCTACATTTTCATAATTACTGTCAGCATTTTAACATTGATGCTTGTTTGTTCAGatattcttgaagaagaatttcaTTTTGCAGATGACCACAGATGAACCTGAATTGTCATATAATGTTAATCTGAACTTGATTGCTTAGATAATCACCAGGCTGCTGAGGCGAATTATGAACTACTTGCTAGTGCTAAGGCatattttatagaactataAACCTTTCTATTACTCTGCAAAGCGCTAGCTCCTGAGATACACGTCATTTGACCAATTAATTCACTCTAAAAAGAAGGAAATGTAAAGCAAATATTACTGTCAGCAACTAggtatttttctttgaattagATTTAAAAGGGTTCAcaacgtttttaaaattttgatggcTCACATCGGCAATATAAGATCTGATCAAAGTAACAATATCAGGAATACGAACAAGTCCCGACTCTCAATCATGTAGACGTGAAGTAACTAAGAACTCCGAATGGAAGTGATAATATTATTGAACTGTCAgaactattttgattttttttaagttccTAAACTCTGGATTTTTGTGAATCAACGCATACTTTGTTCTTCCGTTTCTTTATTCCaactctttctttcctttatattCCTCGTAtaaaacataacaaaaaaCCACTGGGCACAAAACAAAAGTTAGCTAGGAGATGACCATGAAAATACAAATGCATTGTCATCAATATTATGAGCATATGTAAACATAGGATTTTCAGCTTCGTAAGTACAAAACAATCATCACATTTGTAGCATCACTCACCCCTCtgtaaaaattaagattaatgGAAACGGAACAGGAATCATCATCTGACAGAAGGAAACTTGAATAAGGTCACCATATATCCAACTTCATAATATGAAATCATCATACAAAAAGAAATGTGCATACTAAACTACAGAATCTGAGTTAACTCTGTGTGCCTGGTCGAGCTGGTCCCAAATAGTTTGTTACTAATCCCATGATAGCAAACCTGATATCCAgacataaaagtaaaattagtTATAAAATCAAATGAGTGAATATAAATTCAAGTAAGATAACCAGAACATTCCATATAAAACATgggggaaaaggaaaaaaaggtgAAACACTGCCTAAATTAAGAAACATacttaaactaataaaatgatCTCCACAAACATTAAATAGAGATGCAGATAATGGAGATATCATCAAGTCAAAGAATTCTTCTCAAAGGAACCCTGAGCCAGTTTGCAGAAATGAGgtagaaagagaaggaaatcAAAGGCAAACTGGTGTTTCCCATAGAAACATCTGCCTAAACATTGAATAAGGGAGCAGATAATTGAGATTTCATTAAGTCAAAAAGCTCTCAAAGAACCTACGACAGTTCATAGAAATGAggcaaaagagaaaaagaactGAGGCAAACTGGCTTTTCCCATAGAAGTTCAAAGAAGAATGATCCAAGTCAATTATAAAAGGTTACACAAGAAGTTTGAGAGAAACCAATATCAAAGCCAATACAGCTTATTAGGTGATCTGCTCAACAAAGGAAGCCTAACCCCAAATAAACTAATGTAGAATTACTTGAAGAAAGTCCAGATAAAAAACAAGCAACACATAAGGCTTCATCCAACTACAAGAACTGAGTTATACCAGAGAAAACACCACGAGTAATGcccccttttctttctctagagCATAACCCCTCTTCTCAGAAATGCTTTGGAATGCCCAGAATCCTTAAACTGCCACCTATATCACTTAGTTACCTAGCGTGCCTTCCTTAGTGGAAATTCTTATGCTACCACCTCATACTTCATCAGTGAAAGTTTTATTCTCTAATTGATGTTTGTTGAAGTCAACATAGTATGCCACAAAAAGAATGAGATGGCAGTGTAAGAAACTTCCATTGACAAAGGGGCAAGCGGCAGTTTAGGAAACAGCATCAGTCCAAGGATGGTCTGGTTAAGAATAGGTGCATTTAGCGATCAAGGGACAGAAATAGCCAAGATTTTACAAATACCCCCGAATATATCTTTAGTAGAAGTAAAACATTTCCACCAAAACAGGACAGGAGATAATCAGATGAAATAGACAGCAAAGGAAATTACAATCACATGGAATGATCATTTTACAACTCCAGCAGTCCAAAAAAACAAGTCACAGAAGTTGCTCCTATGCTGCTGTGAATCACAAAACTTACTCTTACTACCCAATTATTGTCGGATCCAATAGAACTCCTAATTAAAATCCCTAAATCTAACCTAAAAATAATACAgtgatatatttattattgttgTTAATATTGCAAATACAGAGGGAGCtggatttaaattttttttttttaaaaaaaggagaGTTAAGTAACTAACATCATAGCCATAGAAATCTGCTTGAGATCGTTCTCGACGTTCCTCATATTCGCCAGTGATTGGGCGCAGAATATGATTGCTAGCCACGAGCTCAGCTTGTACtgaaacaaataataataagaaaataaaatcagctgaaatttttatctaaaaagtttagaaaaaataaaacgaTGTTGTTCAACTTCAAGTTCAGAAGACAGGTCGCCAGAGAAGGAAGTACCCTGAACATTACGCCCGCGATGCCGAAAACCACGGCAATAAAACCGGAATAATCGACGGGGAGATCTTGAGGCGACATCGGCTGCGCCACAAAGGGCTTCGCCGCCGACGGTTGTCTCGGGTCGTTGACCGACGCTGAATTGTTATTGTGTGACGACATCTCTGATCTCTCTTTCCTTGTAACGGTTTTTCCTCTTATGTGGAGTTTTGGATCCTATTTAACTGAGATGAGCGCAGCAGGCGAATCGGGTCTCGCCACGTCAAAAATGCCGCCAGTCtagccctttttttttctctctcaaacccaagtaaatatataatcaagttggaataataacaatatttaaaacattttgatACGAATTcggaaaataatttaaaattttaattaaatatttataagattTAAGTGtgttattaaataataagatttACATTAAGATATCTAATAAATAATGAGTACTGTATCTGttcacatttttaatttttaaataaacgaagttaaaattttgttaattttatacttttttatttgtgaataagtttttaagagaattatgttgaaaaaaaattttgttcaaagaattaaaagaaCTTTGTATTTATCGACCAAAAATAAGTTGTATGGTCAAATTTAGTTCAATATTTCATTAAtcagaatttaaaaatatatgttcAGAAACAATTTGCTAAAAGTTTATGAAGtaagtttcaaaatttaatcactattttgatataaaataaaacaaaattcaaaaattgattttaatggAATGAATTGAGAGTTTGTATgcaaaatgttgaaaattatataattattcatgatttaacattcaattaaaattatttacataaCCAGGTCAAGCTGCAATCTGGTTTCAAGCTTCAACACAATAGATacttaattaacaaaataaaaatattttatggtcattattaatgcttaatttttgacaaaacATACAACCCACTGACTCTGATTTTGAGCTTGGGCTTGGTCTTGTTAAAGCTGGTCCGGGTAGGACCTGCCATGTTAATCCGGCCCAACGACGCAATGACCTAGGCAAAGCTCTGTAACAACGGCGGGACCGTTATCGAACTGAAACCCTGGACTGGAAGATGGAAACTCCAGAGCCAAAATCACAAAGCTCGAGCTCTTCCCCAATGCCACCTTCATCTCTGGCAAGGCAATGGAGAATAGCTGCGCAACGCAACCTAAGGAACCAATGGTCCAAAATGGCCTCTAACCGCCAACAATGGctctcttcttcctcttctgcCAGAACTCACGCTACTTCTCTCGTCAACGCTTATTTATCCCAAAAGTAAAAACcccaatttttattttttttccaaattgtTGATTGTAtatcttcctctttttctcttttttttttttgttaatttgattttttggatTATGTTAAACTCAGATACATGCCTTTGATGGAGCTCGGTGCTTTAAAGGATATGCCAGATATTCGAAATAAAGCTTCTTTCAAGTTATTTGAGCAGCAAGTATGCTATTTGTACACCATAGTTTCATTAATTTTGctctttcatttccttttcagTTAAATCATGTTAATGTTTCATTTTAAGGACAAGAAAGAGGTGATCTGGCTGTAGCTTGAGTTTTATGAGTTTTTCTATAAGCCTATCTGTGACTTGGTGTCGCGTACTCCGTTTGTGAATGAAATTTAGTTGTTTtggttttataagcaaaatataatgaatttaaaaaaaaaaacatatttcacCCATAGAAATTGTTGGTATGAGAAACATGTAAAATATCCTTTCACATTTACAGTAGTTTAGTACTGATGAAATATCTTTCTTATAGGAGCTTCATCGCAGCAAAGTTTTGTCATCTTACAAGGACATGGTATGTAATTGTTATGACTTTACTAAATGCATCTTACTGGAGTATGCCTATAACATCTAAGGTTCCAAAATAACAACTGTCTGGTATTCACATATGTTTAATCAACCTTGACAGTTTCTATGTGTTGTATCAAACATCCATTGTTACATATCTATGCTAAAAAAGTGTAAATGCATGTACTTacattcacacacacacacacacacttaTGTATAGTCTTAACTGCACTTTAATTCAAAGTTGTTGGAAGCGTGTTATAGCTGCTAATTTGCTAGGAACTGCTAAACTTTGGTTGTGATCTCAACTCCACTGGCTAAACATCTGGGACAGTCTTTACTGTCGTTCTCTGTTTTGTGCAACTGTATTTGCCCTTTTTCTGGTGATAAGTTTTCTGCAGGTGGCTGTTGTAATGCATATGGTCGATGCTAGTAAATCCGTGAGATCTTTTCTCAAAGTAGCCAGTAGTAGTTCACTTGTACAATTTTCTAGCTCTAGTGAGGATATTAATGACACTGGTGATTGTGGTGGGATTGCAGTCTTCAGATTTTGGTCAATCTCTCCTTTTGGTATGGCTTTAATCAGAATTCATTGATGCTACATATAGCTTTTGTGGAGTTGCAGGATTGTATAACCAtgcaaatattcaaaattaagaCCATCAGCATTTATGTATTTCATGGAAAAACATCAGTCTTATATAATGGGAGATAATATTGTTCATACTTTTCCATGTCACTGTTAAGGGCTCGTTCTTTTTATTGAGTGCATatgaatttttcaaattaattctTGAGCATGGTTTTAAAGTAAATTTAGACTAAGTTTTCAAAGAGAAGGTATAAggtatgaaaaaaaaaatgagaatgaGGATAAGTGATCAACCCCAACAATCTTAGATTTGTatacttatttttttgaaaagagaTTTGTATACTTATTGAAGcttaatctttatatattggATTGTATCATTACTAGAATCATGCAAAGCCATACAAGATAGTGTTTGTCATTGAAATTGCAGGTTAATTTGGTAATCTGAGACACTTCATAATATTATATGCatgagtttatatatatacagtTCATTTGGGTAATTATGATCTTGGAATGATCTCAGAAAAATTAGCTGAAGAGCTCAGTCAGATGTTTAAGTTGGAACTAAGTTTGAAGGTATATGGAATGGCCTTTTTCTACAATACATACAACCTGTACATGATTCGAATGTGTTTTCTATCATGTTTCTTTGTCAGTGTTGCTATCCTTTATATCCTGCATTACCTTTTGCATTGCACAGCGGTTTCTTCTATTAGAGTTACTGTCTATTGGCTGTGAAGTTTCACAAGTCAATCGGTTGTGCTGGTCTGATGAGCTTTACCCTGGAGAATTTAGTGATCTGAAAGTATGCAACTTGTATTCTGAAGAAACATCTGAGCCAGTCCATCCAAGACTGAAGGATTGCAAATTTGATATGCCAGCTTTTCAATGCAATCGTCATCCAGACCATGAAATCTTGCAGGTGCTGATCCATTATACTAATTAATATGTTGAAAATACATAGACCCATTTGTCTGTGCTGTATAAGGTCTCTTTGAAGCAGTAGCATCCACTAGCTAAAAGATCACAAATAGGTCAGTTGCTATCTTCATGATGCACCCTTGCACCTCCAATGCAACCTAGCAAAATTATAGATGTTCTTTTGTTGTATATTGTGTACCGTGCATAAGTGCTTCAGCATCCAGTAGCAATAGAGGGGGCACAGAAAGATTTGCTGGTTTTTGGAGGTGCAACTTGAAATCGTTGCCTACACTTCTAAGCATGAATAAATTCTAGAAGTTGCAGAGTTTCCCGTTTCTTGGTAAATAGAAGTGAACATGCCAAAACACTGAGATGTTTACAGACCCATGGACTGACTCTCCACTATGGATCAAAAACTAAATCCAGAGCTTAGGATTTAATAACTGGTTTTAGCTCATATTTTATGGTGTTTAATATAGTGCAGGTCTTGTATGTGCTGCAGGGATTGAAACACTTTGCTTGAATAATAAGTGaaggttttttcctttttttgtctttttctttcgTTGCCCCCTCTTTGCTGTTTCTAGTGATAGTTCAACTATACCTCAAATGCAATTTTTTGTCCATTTGTGGATGTTGATTATTGGAGAGTAGTGGAGAAGCTATACTCCATTGTCAAGTAGGAGATTAAATCCAAATCCTCTTTATTAGATCCTAAAAGCTAGCATGCAACATTCTTTGGAGTTAAATGTTTCTTATTAATgtaatcaataaataaatattaaagctAACCATTCTAATATCTCTAGTTTTCACTGCAGGTGTATATTACAACCTGGCTTGCAGAGGTGAACATAGATGGTCATAGGTAATTATGGAATTTGAGAGTAACTTTTCCATCATTGTTCATGCACATGCCCATGGAAGCTTGCATACAGTTCCCATTGTAAACACGCATGAACTAGATATGTTACTTCCATACTGGTACAAaagttttaatattcttttttaatttttttccttaccAGGGTGGATGAAATATTTGCAGTGATTGGGGAGGAAATACATATTTCCCTCTCATAAACTCCTTATGTTGTCTAAGAACCATCAGAATAGTTAGCATACCAATCCTTTTGTGCAATATTTGAAGCTCAACCTTGAATATGGTAGGTGCCATGAAAGAAGAATTAGTCTGCTATTTAGTTCTAACACATAAGTTGTTCCACCAGAATATTGCACAAGAAGTTCAAATGCTATGGGGTACATACTTAGTGAAGCACGGGTGGAGGCATTTTCCTGACAGATGCATGTAAGAGCAAATGATTTTCAGAGGGCTGATTGGCTAAAtcaaattatctttaattgtATCAGTCTTTCTTGTTCATTTTTTATACGTGTGAACCTCTGGCCCTCCCCTATCAGAGATTCAAGCCAAGGACCGACAAATTCAAAATCTCAAGTTTgctttaattgtttaattcctCAATTAGCTGCACAAAACCAAAAATTCAAACCATGTCGTATTGTTATCAGTGAACATTTGATTAATTGGGTGACGATGGTAGCGGACAAAGGTCCAATTTAAATATGGATATGATAGATTGATAGATAGATAGGTGGAGTTAGGGTCAAGATTAAGGTTGGTTTAAGTAGGAATCAAATCAAGGTTGGCTTAGGTTTGGACATTTTCATGTTAAAGTTGTTAACACCTGAATGTCGTTGCAGGTTTGAATATTGATAGTAAAATATACGAAAAAAGAATTCCAACTCTTTGATACAACCACAGAAACCAAAATCCTTGAGCAgcaatataaatattttaaactgcATACATTGCTGAAACTCGAAAAGAAATtcttttttaagattttaattcATGATTATTACTGAATTGTTTTCTGTGCATCTAAAATGATTCTcggtttctttttttgtccAAATTTACTATGGTTTCTCAGCCTTTACCATGAACTTGTTTCGCTAACGAACACAACAGAAAAATACGTAGGTTGAAGAAAAGTTGTCCTTTGTCaccaaattataatatattttccttCTAAATGACTTAAATAATCACAATTTTGCTTTCAATACATAATGGCATTTGAAGgtataaaaattacaatttctaCATTGAACCAAGCCCATTTCACCACACAACTTCTAAATTTTAACTTCTCCTCAATTAAAGgcatgaaatgaaattattaacATAAAAGTGTGCTTTCCGAAAGCCAATAACGTGGACAGCCTTGACCATTTTCTTTACTGTTAATTCACGAGGCAAAGAGAAAGAATGCATCACCAGTAccaaatatataattgaaacaGAGAAATAGCCTAAACTAAAATTCATAGCTTATATAACCCATTCAAGGCTTCGGCTCATTATATTGTAAACATCAGCAATTCCTAAACCCCAGCCCCTTTCTGTCTGAGAGaggaaagaagagaagaggAGAAAGGTGAAACCCTTTACTTATGAATGGAACGCATCCAAAGGCTTAATAAATACATTTAATTACCTGAAAATTCAGCTATCTGTTGAAAAATCAGAATGCTCTTCTGTTCTCCCCATTTACCGAAAAATCACGGGGCACCTCACTTCTCTCAAGATTTTCAAACAAGTATACAAAGACCAACTTATATTTCTCAAGAATATGACATCAATGGCCTACACTGAAAAGATCTAAGATCCTCCATTGCTATTAAGGAGACATTCTTCTCCTACATTTCCATTTGTGTGGTTCAATTATGAGCAAGTGCCAATATTTAAGTTGGAAGAAATTGGACCAGAGAGGCATGAGGGATAAGAAGACAATTGGCcaaaaaagagggaaaaatcaattaattaatgatcAAAGTGAAAGACATTGTACCCTATCAGGGAGATTCCTGGGCATCGGTAGTGCAGTAACATATCTCCGAGGGAAGAATTTGTGAGCACTCACAATTGCATCAGAGGATGATGAGGCCTCTGCCCCGTCAGCTTGCCCCCGGCCATGAAACTTGGCAAAACGATTGATGACAGAAAACTTCTCTAGATCCTGACATTCCACTCTTAAGTCCAAGATTGAGGCTCTCTTGTCCAGACTGCATAACAATGAGGAAAGATTACAAGACAAGACAATTGGATTAAGCATAACAAGAGCTTAGGGCAAAACAACCAATGGGGGCAACCAAAGGAATGAAAATATCCTAAAaagtaaacaaataaatagaGGCCCAGTCCAACATAATTCaaatcaaagcaaaaaaatCTCCTTTTAAGAATAGTAAATCAATCCACCTGGCTTCACTCTTTTTTACAAAGCTCACAGCAAATACTAAACTGCAACTTAATAACAGTTTGTACATTCTAATAGAACCAAAAATCACACAAATTTCCTTTAGGGCCCAGCAGCTTTCAAATGTTATATTTCCTAGTTAACCAAGTATTTATCTATAAGTCATAACCTTAATTGATCCTATCAAACAAGCAACTTTACATACTAGAACATAATAGaagaacaacaaaagaaaacatctTAGAAGAACAGTAATCATCCTGCAGCTAAAACCATCTCCTAcgattttaattaaaatggagGCTTATAATTATATGATGCGTGAAAAATAAGTATCAGCCCATACTTTCAACAGGCAGAATGCTCCTCAATCTCAAATCCAAAGGATTATAGAGCCTATGCTGGGGAAATACTAAGAACAGAAATGCGAAACTAATACTATCCGTGGATGTGACAAGTAGATCATTCAGTGTAACTCTGCTCATATCAGCCTCATTACCAACAAATTAACGGACATTATAACACCTTGACACCCCTAAGACAACAATATAATCAAACTTAATGGGTGGCCTGTAAGGGGAAGTTCTTACCATGAAACATTGAAATTCAAGATCCATAAACAACTTGAAGGGTCACATTAATAGCAATGTTAAGAAAGACTAGCAGAAGACGAGATTATGCATAAATATATTGGTAAAACTAAACGTCAGTTTACCTCTGTAAATCGTTTTCCAGCTTCTTTGCTCTGCTGATAAACTCTTCTGCAGCCTTTAAGATGGACTGATTACCATTTCTCTCTGACATCTTAAACTTTTCAGAGATGCTAAAAgcaaattgtcaaaaaaaatatattaaaagataGTAAAGCTTACTAACAACAATGATTCTCCGATGAGAGCCAGGAAAAACACATTTACAAGTTCTTACATGCTTTCACAGTCAGCAGGAACAGCAGTATCACTTTCAGGTATATATGCTGTGCTGCATGCATCTCCTAAGGCTGATCTGGCAACAAAATAGGCCACAGTCTCATAGTTTTTACTAGCATCTGCAGAAAGAACTACTCTTGAAGGAGCACAGAGTAGTTGCTGCATAAGATGTGTTGTCAAGATAAGCCTTCTTTTCGATCTTAGCACTGGCGGCCAATCTTCAATCATTTCAGGTTCATCTTCAACCTGTGATTATATCAATGTCCTTAAGCTAAGACCATCCGAGTTCTAAGAACGAATAACATAAGATCAAAGTAAGACAGTTGAACACTGAACATACCTTCTCAATCAATCGATTTGCTGCATGGGCCCATCCCACCTCTGCCACACTGTGATTAACAGAAAACTTCAATATAATTCCAAAAACAACGAAAAGCATAACAGCAGTGAGAGAAAAGTCAAGATGGCAACTATTTTTTGCATATTCGCAAATTATTCTTGGGAAACTTTTTAGTGGTTTTGGTCATTGAAATGTATACTGTTAAAAGTAATTGCAGCAAATGGTATACTTATTCCAATCACCTTATGTTCTGAGGCCTTTGAGAACCCTGTGTCATTTCTCTATGCCATGGTAGAAGCTCAAATGTCATACTTTTACGCTTCTTTGCTCTCACAACAACCAAATTCTGATTTGCAATATCAGGAGGCAGCGAATGAGGGGAGATGTGCTCACTTGGTATCAGCATGAGGTTTGAGCTTTGCTGGGCATTATCCAGCTGACTAGTATCAGCAGCAGCATTAACCTGCTCACTTGAATGAAAAGCATGCAGACTGTCAGAAGACGGCCTACCAACAATGAAGGGTTTTTCTGTAGCCTTCAGCATGGCAATTTTGCGAGCATCATATATAGGCAACATCTGCCCATTTTTAAATGTCCCATACCGATCAAACCAGGATGGAGCCATCTGAGGACTGATCTGAGAGTGTTCACCCCTGAGATTAGCAGCTGAATTATTACCATTAGGGAAATGCTGGGAATCATTCCGAGCAAATGCCAGGATATCATTAGAAGATAAATGTGCCTCACGGTTATCTCCAGTGCTTGATGAAAATCTTAGCATCTTAGGATCCCCAGAAGGAACTAATGGACGATTAATTGGAGTATCTCTCATCATAGTATCAGATCCATAAGATAACTGCTCTGCTCCTTGAGAACTTTCCTGCTGCTGAGCATCCAAAACAGAGTCTGGACCTTTAAATCTTTTGACACTCCTACTACTTGGATCAGTCTCTGTATTTTTCATGGCCTGCACCTGATGCAACAATGAATAGTTCTGATGTACAGCACTATTGGGACTTAAAGAACGGCCAAAAGCTTCAATGTCTCTTTGTGTAATTGCAGGA
This window encodes:
- the LOC18604811 gene encoding uncharacterized protein LOC18604811 isoform X1, producing METPEPKSQSSSSSPMPPSSLARQWRIAAQRNLRNQWSKMASNRQQWLSSSSSARTHATSLVNAYLSQKYMPLMELGALKDMPDIRNKASFKLFEQQELHRSKVLSSYKDMVAVVMHMVDASKSVRSFLKVASSSSLVQFSSSSEDINDTGDCGGIAVFRFWSISPFEKLAEELSQMFKLELSLKRFLLLELLSIGCEVSQVNRLCWSDELYPGEFSDLKVCNLYSEETSEPVHPRLKDCKFDMPAFQCNRHPDHEILQFSLQVYITTWLAEVNIDGHRVDEIFAVIGEEIHISLS
- the LOC18604811 gene encoding uncharacterized protein LOC18604811 isoform X2: METPEPKSQSSSSSPMPPSSLARQWRIAAQRNLRNQWSKMASNRQQWLSSSSSARTHATSLVNAYLSQKYMPLMELGALKDMPDIRNKASFKLFEQQELHRSKVLSSYKDMVAVVMHMVDASKSVRSFLKVASSSSLVQFSSSSEDINDTGDCGGIAVFRFWSISPFEKLAEELSQMFKLELSLKRFLLLELLSIGCEVSQVNRLCWSDELYPGEFSDLKVCNLYSEETSEPVHPRLKDCKFDMPAFQCNRHPDHEILQVYITTWLAEVNIDGHRVDEIFAVIGEEIHISLS
- the LOC18604810 gene encoding protein Asterix; its protein translation is MSSHNNNSASVNDPRQPSAAKPFVAQPMSPQDLPVDYSGFIAVVFGIAGVMFRYKLSSWLAIIFCAQSLANMRNVENDLKQISMAMMFAIMGLVTNYLGPARPGTQS